The Bacteroidales bacterium genome contains the following window.
AGGCTTATCATTGAAAGATTAGCCGTATCAGAAACACCCGTAATTTCTGAAGAAGCATCGATAATACCTTATACCGAGCGCAAACAATGGCCATTATGCTGGTTGGTTGACCCGCTGGACGGAACTAAGGAGTTTATTACTAAGAGTAAGGATTTTACAGTGAATATTGCTTTGATTAGAAAAAACATTCCCGTGCTTGGTGTCATTTATGCACCAGCCTATGAAACACTTTTTTTTGCAGGGGAGAATATTGGCTCATTCAAAATCAGCAATGTTTCAGAGATAGTGTCTGTAAATAATGATATTAGCGCCATGATGGTTAAAGCTACAAAGTTGCCATGCACCCGAACTGAAACTTATACTTACATTGTTAGTAAGTCACATATTAATACAAGGACACGCAAATACCTGAAAAACGATACACGCCCAAAGCAATTTCTAAGCAAGGGCAGCTCATTAAAATTATGCGCTCTTGCCGAAGGCAGTGCCGATGAATACCCGCGTTTCGGGCGTACCATGGAATGGGATACTGCCGCCGGTGATGCCATATTGCAAAACGCCGGAGGAAAAATTGTCAGTGCGGCAGGAGGGGAGGCATTGAAATACAACAAAGCCGACCTCGCAAACCCCGAATTTATTGCGTACCGTTTATCCAGTTGACAATAGATTCAGAAAAAGGTTTTACTGATGATGCAAAGGTGTTGAACAATTTGCCATTCTTGTCAATAAGATATTTCTGAAAATTCCACTTTACATTGGAATCCATCACGCCATTCAGTTTTTTGTCGGTAAGCCATTGATATACCGGGTCCATATTTTTTCCAGTAACGCTGACTTTTGACATCATCTGGAAAGTAACGCCATAATTCCGTGAACAGAATTCTTTAATCTCCTCGTTATCCAATGGCTCCTGATTCATGAAATCGTTTGAGGGAAACCCAAGTATAACAAAGTTCCCGCTTCCATATTTTTTGTGTAGCTCCTCCAAGTCTTTATATTGTGGTGTATAACCACATTTTGAAGCGGTGTTAACAATCATCACTTTTTTTCCTTTCAGAATAGAAAAATCAAATTCATTTCCATCAAGAGTTTGTGCTTTAAGCATGTAAAAACCTGAACTGTTTTGTGCAAACATAATGTTAGCTGTCAATAAAGTAAATATTAAAGTAATTGTTCTCATTGTTTTACTTTTTTTACATTTATCAAAAATTGAACCATTATTTAGAATTAATTTAAATAATTTTTTTAATTTAATTGTTAATAGAATTATTAAAAATTTTACTCATAACTTTCTGTTTTTTACGTTTATTTACTTAAATTTGCTAGTTTATTAATAATATTTCATGTTTATGTATTTAAAATCCAGCCTCATACAATTTTTTTTATTTGTTATTTCATTGAATTTATTTGCCCAAACAAATACCGGATGGTTACCTATCGGTTTATCTGCAAGCGGTAAAAATATGCAAAATGGTGTGGAAGCATTTTACCAGCTTGGTAAATGCAATAGTGAAGATGTAATTTGTATTAAATTTATTAACAATAATAATTTTGGTGTAAATATGGAATGGAATGATGCTGTTTTTACTATGGAACATAAATGGATTAGTAACGTAAAAACCGAAAAAAGAAAATGCTTAACACTTGGACAAGGAGAAACTGTATCAGGAGATTGCAAGAAAAATAAGAACAGTGAACTGCGGGTAAAAATAAATGAATTTATTACTGACATTAAAGATTTTAACTTGTTTGGTTTAAATAATTTTAAAGTAACAAGTATTATTGAATAATATTTCGTTCTAATGATATATCATCCCAAAATGAAACATTATTACATAAAAAGTTTTTTATTAATAATTTTTATACTTCTAGGTATTTTCTCTTCATTTTCTCAACAAACAGTATCCACCACTGTTTATTTTTCGGGATTTCAGGCTTGTGGGGGGTGTACTGTCTGTGGTGATGACTATTGGTGCACTAACACTCCGGGAAGTTATTGCGGGGATACTGAACCATGCCGATCAATATCTTTCTTTGACCCTGTTCCTCCCGGAAATGTTATATCCAATGTTGTTGTAAATTATTGGACGGGAAGTTGCGAGGGAGCAGCAATTTATGGCACTTTAGCTAATAATTCTACAGATATTTTTACACTCCCTGTAGCTTATGATGGCAATACCGGATGCTTGTGCAGTGACCTTCCATGCGTGCTTACAACTTCCGTTTCAGCCAGCTTCCCTTGTGGAATCAATGGCTATAATTATGGAGGCATTAATTACTTCACAGTATGTTCTAATGCGCCCATGTGTATTAACAGGGCAGAACTTATTTTTTCATATGTAGATATTAGTGTTATGACTCCAACCATAACCGCATCAGGGCCAACATTTTTCTGTGGAGGCGGAACAGTTACGCTTACTGCCAACAGCGGATATATTTCTTACAATTGGAGTACAGGAGATAATACACAGTCAATCACTGTTTCACCAACTTCTACAACAACTTATACTGTTTCAGTTACCACTACTACAGGATGCACTACAGCAAATGCATCATTAACAGTTACAGTTGTCCCTTATCCTACTATTACTGCTACAGCAACATCACCTACAATATGTGTTGGGCAATGCACTGACCTTAATGCATCAGGGGGAACTACTTACGGATGGGCGCCGGGGAATCTTACCGGAGCTACAGTTAATGTATGTCCAACATCAACTACTGTATATTCAGTGCTGGGCGAAAATTCAGGTTGTACGGGTACAACAAATGTAACTGTTAATGTGTTTCCTAATCCGGTTACAACTGCAACAGCATCACCAACTATTATTTGTACGGGGCAAAGTTCAACTTTGACAGCAAGTGGTGCCAGTACTTATACCTGGCAGCCTGGTGATATGACGGGAAGCAGTGTTACTGTTTCTCCAACGACAACAACAATTTATACTGTTACAGGAGCAAATGACATTTGTACATCCCAGGCAACTGTTACCATTACTGTTGACCCAACCCCAGCTATTACAGTTACGCCATCAGCCCCTTCAATTTGTTATGGTCAATCAGTCGATTTGACAGTAAATAGTTCAGTTCCTTTAACAAACTGTACGTGGAACCCTACTACAGGGTTAAATCCACCGAATTCATGCAATCCCACAGCAAACCCAACCACAACTACTACATATTTTGTCCAGGGGCAGTCAGGGGCAGGATGTTCCAATACTACAAGTGTAACTGTCACTGTTAATCCATTGCCATTAGTAAGCGTATCTTCAGATGCTCCCAATAATACCATCTGCAGCGGTCAATGTACTCAACTTTCTGCTACCAGCACTCCAGCCGATACAGGATGGTTGTGGGCGCCGGGTAATGGATTAAGTTCAACTACAATATCAAACCCTGTAGCTTGCCCAACAGCAACAACTACTTACACAGTAGGTGCTCAGACTGCAGCAGGGTGCACAGGCACTAACAGTATAACTATAACTGTAAATCCGACATCAACACTTATTGTGTCTCCCGACCCTGCAAATATTTGTGCTGGCAATAGTGTGCAGATGGATATAACCGGTATTCCACCCTTGAGTAATTGTACCTGGAGCCCAACCACCGGCCTGACACCTCCGAACGGCTCTTGTTCACCGACTGCTTCACCGGCTTCGACAACAACCTATACAATCACTGGGGAGAATGCTTACAATTGCACCAGCAGCACATCTGTAACTATAACAGTTCACCCGAACCCTGTAATCACCATCACTCCTGAAGCTGATACGATATGTTATGGAGAGTCTACAACACTCCAAGCTTCCGATAATCCATCAG
Protein-coding sequences here:
- a CDS encoding glutathione peroxidase, with translation MRTITLIFTLLTANIMFAQNSSGFYMLKAQTLDGNEFDFSILKGKKVMIVNTASKCGYTPQYKDLEELHKKYGSGNFVILGFPSNDFMNQEPLDNEEIKEFCSRNYGVTFQMMSKVSVTGKNMDPVYQWLTDKKLNGVMDSNVKWNFQKYLIDKNGKLFNTFASSVKPFSESIVNWINGTQ
- a CDS encoding gliding motility-associated C-terminal domain-containing protein, with product MKHYYIKSFLLIIFILLGIFSSFSQQTVSTTVYFSGFQACGGCTVCGDDYWCTNTPGSYCGDTEPCRSISFFDPVPPGNVISNVVVNYWTGSCEGAAIYGTLANNSTDIFTLPVAYDGNTGCLCSDLPCVLTTSVSASFPCGINGYNYGGINYFTVCSNAPMCINRAELIFSYVDISVMTPTITASGPTFFCGGGTVTLTANSGYISYNWSTGDNTQSITVSPTSTTTYTVSVTTTTGCTTANASLTVTVVPYPTITATATSPTICVGQCTDLNASGGTTYGWAPGNLTGATVNVCPTSTTVYSVLGENSGCTGTTNVTVNVFPNPVTTATASPTIICTGQSSTLTASGASTYTWQPGDMTGSSVTVSPTTTTIYTVTGANDICTSQATVTITVDPTPAITVTPSAPSICYGQSVDLTVNSSVPLTNCTWNPTTGLNPPNSCNPTANPTTTTTYFVQGQSGAGCSNTTSVTVTVNPLPLVSVSSDAPNNTICSGQCTQLSATSTPADTGWLWAPGNGLSSTTISNPVACPTATTTYTVGAQTAAGCTGTNSITITVNPTSTLIVSPDPANICAGNSVQMDITGIPPLSNCTWSPTTGLTPPNGSCSPTASPASTTTYTITGENAYNCTSSTSVTITVHPNPVITITPEADTICYGESTTLQASDNPSGLVTTWTWDPQSYLNPANSSTTIANPPSTVTYTLTGTSDAGCTDSESINVVVDPLPVLTFDILPNLCITSTPFLLTQALPSGGYYSGPGIFNDTLFPSMAGVGTHTITYYYTDQLTGCSNTITQTITIDAGITVLVNPSSVTICPENNAMLTASGATTYVWSPFLGLSSSTEPIVIAHPPTSQIYTVVGSDPNGCSGAATATVNYYNTNIVNIFAEPPWGCNPVHITGSYVPEWLIRDSSWVWNFGDYYSNSDVYHEKNPTHFYQHEGNYVISFHAQDTNGCAVIDTEYVEVFITPQADFYSIPDVAYTDNPQVQFIDLSLGANYWFWNFDDYASYEYNFSDQQNPFHIFSDSGTYLVQLIVTSSHNCSDTVEKPIRINQETTIFIPNAFTPNNDLLNDVFKPSIIGIDNASYKFYIFDRWGRQQFFTDNVEKGWNGKYDDKECETGVYVYLILYKSYTGKDFKLKGTVTLVR
- the cysQ gene encoding 3'(2'),5'-bisphosphate nucleotidase CysQ; this translates as MTELLQMAVSTAVDAGKEIMKIYHDRVRISIKRNLTPVTNADKAANRLIIERLAVSETPVISEEASIIPYTERKQWPLCWLVDPLDGTKEFITKSKDFTVNIALIRKNIPVLGVIYAPAYETLFFAGENIGSFKISNVSEIVSVNNDISAMMVKATKLPCTRTETYTYIVSKSHINTRTRKYLKNDTRPKQFLSKGSSLKLCALAEGSADEYPRFGRTMEWDTAAGDAILQNAGGKIVSAAGGEALKYNKADLANPEFIAYRLSS